The proteins below are encoded in one region of Bosea sp. BIWAKO-01:
- the dps gene encoding DNA starvation/stationary phase protection protein Dps, with the protein MKKPTSRIDLKSNTKTAMITLLNARLADGIDLALVTKQAHWNLKGPGFIAIHEMLDGFRAELDTHVDTVAERVAQLGGIALGTTQNVASGTTLKPYPTEIVAVKDHLAELIERYAETAKTVRTAIDTAAEAGDADTADILTGYSRALDKALWFLESSAA; encoded by the coding sequence ATGAAGAAGCCCACGTCACGCATCGATCTGAAGTCCAACACCAAAACTGCAATGATCACCTTGCTCAATGCCCGCCTGGCGGACGGCATCGATCTTGCGCTTGTCACCAAGCAGGCCCACTGGAATCTGAAGGGCCCTGGCTTCATCGCTATCCACGAGATGCTCGATGGCTTCCGCGCCGAGCTCGACACTCATGTCGATACGGTCGCAGAGCGCGTGGCTCAGCTTGGCGGGATTGCGCTGGGCACAACGCAGAATGTCGCGTCGGGCACGACGCTGAAGCCCTATCCGACAGAGATCGTTGCGGTGAAGGATCACCTTGCCGAATTGATCGAGCGCTACGCCGAGACCGCCAAGACCGTCCGCACCGCGATCGACACTGCGGCTGAGGCTGGAGATGCGGACACGGCCGATATCCTGACCGGCTATTCCCGGGCACTCGACAAGGCGCTCTGGTTCCTGGAGTCGAGCGCGGCCTGA
- a CDS encoding valine--tRNA ligase: MMDKTFEPATVEARISKAWEEAEAFRAGRGAEPGAEPYCIVIPPPNVTGSLHMGHALNNTLQDVLCRFERMRGKDVLWQPGTDHAGIATQMVVERKLAAENKTDRRAMGREAFLEEVWRWKAESGGTIVNQLKRLGASCDWSRERFTMDEGLSAAVLKVFVSLHKQGLIYRAKRLVNWDPKFQTAISDLEVLQVEKTGSYRWQGGGEEEFDTAKLDKALNRDPSGHLYYFNYPLEGVVYDPDDASTFITVATTRPETMLGDTGVAVHPENERLKGLIGRNAILPLVARVIPIFGDDYADPEKGTGAVKITPAHDFNDFEVGKRHKLAVINILDGEARMLLEGNEDFLAGAKPERAVQALHGLDRFAARRLVVALMAERGLLVKIEPHAHTVPHGDRSDVVIEPWLTDQWYVDVKPLAERALKAVKDGRTKITPDSWTKTYNDWLENIEPWCVSRQLWWGHQIPAWYGPDGECFVAESETAAQALAVGHYGGPVALTRDEDVLDTWFSSALWPFSTLGWPEDTPELKRYYPTATLVTAFDIIFFWVARMMMMGLNFMDEVPFKDVYIHAIVRDEKGAKMSKSKGNVIDPLTLVDKYGADALRFTLSAMAAQGRDIKLATSRVEGYRNFATKIWNASRFAEMNGCQRVEGFDPALVKQQLNRWVLSEAARAADEIAAGIASFKFNEAAGAAYRFVWNEFCDWYLELAKPVLQGEGATAEERAETQATVAHVIDLICQLLHPFMPFLTEELWAVKAGEGAPRKLAKGDATLVCLTRWPELAGLTNEAAEAEIGFVVDLISDIRSVRSETNVPAGAQAPLVLVKASAATRATIEAWAPMIERLARVSAISFAELAPAQSAQIIVRGEVAALPLAGIIDLDAERARLTKELAKLDQDILAVERKLGNPDFVARAPEEVVEENRERKAQAEARKVKIGEALVRLQ; the protein is encoded by the coding sequence ATGATGGACAAGACATTCGAGCCCGCCACCGTCGAGGCGCGCATCAGCAAGGCCTGGGAAGAGGCCGAGGCCTTCCGGGCGGGGCGTGGCGCCGAGCCGGGCGCGGAGCCCTATTGCATCGTCATTCCGCCGCCGAACGTGACCGGCTCCCTGCATATGGGACATGCGCTCAACAACACGCTGCAGGATGTGCTCTGCCGCTTCGAGCGCATGCGCGGCAAGGACGTGCTCTGGCAGCCGGGCACCGACCATGCCGGCATCGCGACCCAGATGGTGGTCGAGCGCAAGCTTGCCGCCGAGAACAAGACCGACCGCAGGGCCATGGGCCGCGAGGCCTTCCTCGAGGAGGTCTGGCGCTGGAAGGCGGAGTCCGGCGGCACCATCGTCAACCAGCTGAAGCGGCTCGGCGCCTCCTGCGACTGGTCGCGCGAGCGCTTCACCATGGACGAGGGGCTGAGTGCGGCCGTGCTTAAGGTCTTCGTCTCCCTGCACAAGCAGGGGCTGATCTACCGCGCCAAGCGGCTGGTGAACTGGGATCCGAAATTCCAGACCGCCATTTCCGATCTCGAGGTCCTGCAGGTCGAGAAGACCGGCTCGTATAGGTGGCAGGGCGGCGGGGAGGAGGAATTTGATACCGCCAAGCTCGACAAGGCGCTGAACCGCGATCCGAGCGGGCATCTCTATTATTTCAACTACCCGCTCGAAGGCGTGGTCTACGACCCCGACGACGCTTCGACCTTCATCACGGTTGCGACGACCCGGCCGGAAACGATGCTGGGCGATACCGGCGTCGCCGTGCATCCCGAGAACGAGCGGCTGAAGGGCCTGATCGGCAGGAACGCGATCCTGCCGCTGGTTGCGCGCGTCATCCCGATCTTTGGCGACGACTATGCCGACCCCGAGAAAGGCACAGGCGCGGTCAAGATCACGCCAGCGCATGACTTCAACGATTTCGAGGTTGGCAAGCGCCACAAGCTTGCGGTCATCAACATCCTCGACGGCGAAGCGCGCATGCTTCTCGAAGGGAACGAGGACTTCCTGGCCGGCGCCAAGCCCGAGCGGGCGGTGCAGGCTCTGCACGGCCTCGACCGCTTCGCGGCCCGCCGTCTCGTCGTCGCGCTGATGGCCGAGCGCGGCTTGCTGGTGAAGATCGAACCGCATGCGCATACCGTGCCGCATGGCGATCGCTCCGATGTCGTGATCGAGCCCTGGCTGACCGATCAGTGGTATGTCGACGTCAAGCCGCTGGCGGAACGCGCGCTCAAGGCCGTGAAGGATGGGCGCACCAAGATCACGCCCGATAGCTGGACCAAGACCTATAATGATTGGCTCGAGAACATCGAGCCCTGGTGCGTCTCGCGCCAGTTGTGGTGGGGGCACCAGATTCCGGCCTGGTACGGACCGGATGGCGAGTGCTTCGTCGCCGAATCCGAGACCGCTGCGCAGGCTCTGGCGGTCGGCCATTACGGCGGCCCTGTTGCGCTGACGCGCGACGAGGACGTGCTCGACACCTGGTTCTCGTCGGCGCTCTGGCCGTTCTCGACGCTGGGCTGGCCGGAGGATACGCCGGAGCTCAAGCGCTATTACCCGACGGCGACGCTCGTCACCGCCTTCGACATCATCTTCTTCTGGGTCGCCCGGATGATGATGATGGGCCTCAACTTCATGGACGAGGTGCCATTCAAGGACGTCTATATCCACGCCATCGTTCGCGACGAGAAGGGCGCGAAGATGTCGAAGTCGAAGGGCAACGTCATCGATCCGCTGACGCTCGTCGACAAATATGGTGCCGATGCCCTGCGCTTCACGCTTTCTGCCATGGCGGCGCAGGGGCGCGACATCAAGCTCGCGACCTCGCGTGTCGAGGGGTATCGCAACTTCGCGACGAAGATCTGGAACGCCTCTCGCTTCGCCGAGATGAATGGCTGCCAGCGCGTCGAGGGTTTTGATCCTGCCCTGGTCAAGCAGCAGCTCAATCGCTGGGTCCTCAGCGAGGCGGCTCGCGCCGCCGACGAGATCGCGGCCGGTATTGCCAGTTTCAAGTTCAACGAAGCGGCAGGCGCCGCCTATCGCTTCGTCTGGAACGAGTTCTGCGACTGGTATCTCGAGCTGGCGAAGCCCGTTCTGCAGGGAGAGGGTGCGACCGCAGAGGAGCGGGCTGAGACGCAGGCGACCGTTGCCCATGTCATCGACCTGATCTGCCAGCTTCTCCACCCCTTCATGCCGTTCCTCACCGAGGAACTCTGGGCCGTGAAGGCAGGAGAGGGGGCTCCGCGCAAGCTTGCCAAGGGCGATGCCACGCTGGTCTGCCTGACGCGCTGGCCCGAGCTTGCCGGCCTCACGAACGAGGCGGCCGAGGCGGAGATCGGCTTCGTCGTCGATCTGATCTCGGATATCCGCTCGGTCCGCTCCGAAACCAATGTGCCGGCCGGCGCGCAAGCGCCTCTGGTCCTGGTCAAGGCGAGTGCAGCAACCAGGGCGACGATCGAAGCCTGGGCTCCGATGATCGAGCGGCTGGCGCGCGTCTCCGCGATCAGCTTCGCCGAACTCGCCCCGGCGCAATCCGCCCAGATCATCGTGCGTGGGGAAGTCGCGGCTCTGCCGCTCGCCGGCATCATCGATCTCGACGCGGAGCGGGCGCGCCTGACGAAGGAACTCGCCAAGCTCGACCAGGACATTCTCGCGGTCGAGCGCAAGCTCGGCAATCCGGATTTCGTCGCTCGTGCGCCGGAAGAGGTCGTCGAGGAAAACCGCGAGCGCAAGGCGCAGGCCGAGGCGCGGAAGGTCAAGATCGGCGAAGCGCTGGTGCGGCTGCAATAG
- a CDS encoding alkaline phosphatase — MFRRNAFGRFLVDDYLTEAGTPSRRRFLQGLAASGLLLTGGAVLDQRVWANPVFAAYPFGLGIASGDPSADGFVIWTKLAPLPLARNGGMAMKAVEVTYEIGAEANMRQIVQRGSALARPELGHAVHVEVSGLEPNRDYFYRFTCGGERTITGRARTFPVANAPIERAHFGVLGCQRYEDGYFTAFRHVADEHFDFIYHYGDYIYEYRMVRPNERPLPVARVMPGDPDEIYSLGDYRQRYAIYKSDPDLQLAHASAPWLVSFDDHEVDNNFAGLVSEQNVPPEIFALRRAAGFQAWYEHMPLRRASIPNGPSIHAYRRFLYGDLAQIDVLDTRQFRSDQPCGDGAHAACADALKPENTMLGEKQEAWLADGLRRSSARWNVLAQQVMVMRHDRDPDPKKTSYSMDKWDGAVAARQRLFDTLESARTANAVVLTGDIHQNWAGELKANFDDPKSRTLGVEFVATSITSGGDGADVTKAGQVVLQKNPHIGFFNNQRGYMRHTLSQGGWQADYRVLDRVTTAGAAVSTRASFVVEAGKPGMSPK; from the coding sequence ATGTTTCGCCGCAATGCCTTCGGTCGTTTCCTTGTCGATGACTACCTGACCGAGGCGGGTACGCCCTCGCGCCGGCGTTTCCTTCAGGGGCTTGCGGCCTCGGGCCTGTTGCTCACCGGCGGCGCTGTGCTCGACCAGCGGGTCTGGGCCAATCCGGTCTTCGCCGCCTATCCTTTCGGGCTCGGCATCGCGTCTGGCGATCCGTCTGCCGATGGTTTCGTGATCTGGACCAAGCTCGCGCCCCTGCCGCTTGCGCGCAATGGCGGCATGGCCATGAAGGCTGTCGAGGTCACCTACGAGATCGGTGCCGAGGCGAATATGCGCCAGATCGTGCAACGCGGCTCGGCCCTGGCCCGGCCCGAGCTCGGCCACGCCGTCCATGTCGAGGTCTCCGGGCTGGAACCGAACCGCGACTATTTCTACCGCTTCACCTGCGGCGGCGAGCGCACCATCACGGGCCGTGCCCGCACCTTCCCCGTCGCGAATGCACCGATCGAGCGGGCCCATTTCGGTGTGCTCGGCTGCCAGCGCTACGAGGACGGCTATTTCACCGCCTTTCGCCATGTGGCGGATGAGCACTTCGATTTCATCTACCACTATGGCGACTACATCTACGAGTACCGCATGGTGCGGCCGAACGAGCGGCCGTTGCCTGTCGCGCGCGTCATGCCTGGAGATCCCGACGAGATCTATTCGCTCGGCGATTACCGTCAGCGTTATGCGATCTACAAATCCGATCCCGACCTGCAATTGGCCCATGCCTCGGCACCGTGGCTGGTCTCGTTCGACGATCATGAGGTCGACAACAATTTTGCAGGCTTGGTCTCGGAGCAGAATGTTCCACCGGAGATCTTCGCGCTGCGTCGCGCTGCCGGATTCCAGGCCTGGTATGAGCATATGCCGTTGCGCCGGGCGTCGATCCCGAATGGTCCGTCGATCCATGCCTATCGGCGCTTCCTCTATGGCGATCTGGCCCAGATCGACGTACTCGACACCCGACAGTTCCGCTCCGACCAGCCTTGCGGGGATGGTGCGCATGCGGCCTGCGCCGACGCCCTGAAGCCTGAAAACACCATGCTTGGCGAGAAGCAGGAGGCGTGGCTCGCCGATGGCCTGCGCCGTTCAAGCGCGCGATGGAACGTGCTGGCGCAGCAGGTCATGGTGATGCGTCACGACCGCGATCCCGATCCCAAGAAGACCAGCTACAGCATGGACAAATGGGACGGTGCAGTTGCGGCACGCCAGCGACTGTTCGACACTCTGGAGAGCGCCCGTACGGCCAACGCGGTCGTGCTCACCGGAGACATCCACCAGAACTGGGCGGGCGAGCTCAAGGCCAATTTCGACGATCCCAAATCGAGGACGCTTGGTGTCGAGTTCGTTGCGACCTCGATCACCTCGGGCGGCGATGGAGCCGACGTGACAAAGGCGGGGCAGGTCGTCCTGCAGAAGAACCCGCATATCGGGTTCTTCAACAATCAGCGTGGCTATATGCGCCATACCCTTTCGCAAGGCGGCTGGCAGGCCGATTATCGTGTGCTGGACCGGGTGACCACCGCCGGAGCCGCGGTCTCGACCCGCGCCAGCTTCGTCGTCGAGGCCGGAAAACCGGGGATGTCGCCGAAATGA
- a CDS encoding YqaA family protein → MLKRAYDWCVSYASHPAAPWLLFALTFVESSVSPLPPLPLLLPMCIARPDRAWFYAGICSLGAVTGGYLGYAIGAFLYESVGVWLISIYGLQDKAAHLISSSQDFWFWVLVTKGLTPIPFKIVTIMSGFLHFDIWKFTIGMVISRVTFFAMIALALRFYGDNIRIFIEKHLPLSVTILFVVVVGGFFVLPMVL, encoded by the coding sequence ATGCTCAAGCGAGCTTATGATTGGTGCGTTTCCTACGCATCCCACCCCGCCGCGCCCTGGCTGCTCTTCGCCCTGACCTTCGTCGAGAGTTCGGTCAGTCCGCTGCCTCCGCTCCCGCTACTGCTGCCGATGTGCATCGCGCGGCCGGACCGGGCGTGGTTCTATGCCGGAATCTGCTCGCTTGGCGCGGTTACCGGGGGCTATCTCGGCTATGCGATCGGCGCCTTCCTGTATGAATCCGTCGGCGTCTGGCTAATCAGCATCTACGGGCTTCAGGACAAGGCCGCCCATCTGATCTCGAGCTCGCAGGATTTCTGGTTCTGGGTGCTGGTCACCAAGGGGCTGACACCGATCCCGTTCAAGATCGTGACGATTATGTCGGGCTTCCTGCATTTCGACATCTGGAAGTTCACCATTGGCATGGTGATCTCACGCGTCACCTTCTTCGCCATGATCGCGCTCGCGCTACGCTTCTACGGCGACAACATCCGTATCTTCATCGAGAAGCATCTGCCGCTCAGCGTGACGATTCTGTTCGTGGTGGTTGTCGGCGGGTTCTTCGTCCTGCCCATGGTTCTCTGA
- the ilvD gene encoding dihydroxy-acid dehydratase translates to MDARVFDKSKLPSRHVSVGPARAPHRSYYYAMGMTSKQIAQPFVGVASCWNEAAPCNISLMRQAQAVKKGVASAAGTPREFCTITVTDGIAMGHQGMKSSLASRECIADSVELTMRGHCYDALVGLAGCDKSLPGMMMAMVRLNVPSIFIYGGSILPGTFKGKPVTVQDVFEAVGKHSVGAMSDEDLKELEEAACPSSGSCGAQFTANTMATVAEAIGLALPYSCGAPAPYDVRDTFCYTAGEMVMELIARNIRPRDIVTRKALENAAMVVAASGGSTNGALHLPAIAHECGIDFDLFAVAEIFKKTPYIADLKPGGKYVAKDMFEVGGIPLLMKTLLDHGYLHGDCMTVTGRTIAENLASVKWNDEQDVIRPANKPLSDNGGVVGLQGNLAPEGAIVKIAGMPAESLVFTGPARCFDCEEDAFKAVTNREYKVGDVLVIRYEGPKGGPGMREMLSTTAALYGQGMGDKVALITDGRFSGATRGFCVGHVGPEAAVGGPIGLIRDGDIIELDAITGKLACRLSDAELEERRKAWKPRKTDYNSGALWKYAQTVGSAKGGAVTHPGGAAETHCYADI, encoded by the coding sequence ATGGACGCGCGCGTTTTCGATAAGTCGAAGCTACCCAGCCGGCATGTCAGCGTCGGGCCGGCGCGTGCTCCGCATCGTTCCTACTACTATGCGATGGGGATGACCTCGAAGCAGATCGCACAGCCCTTCGTTGGCGTTGCGTCCTGCTGGAACGAGGCGGCTCCGTGCAACATTTCGCTGATGCGCCAGGCCCAGGCGGTCAAGAAGGGCGTTGCTTCGGCCGCGGGCACGCCGCGCGAGTTCTGCACCATCACGGTGACCGACGGCATCGCCATGGGCCACCAGGGCATGAAGTCGTCGCTGGCCTCGCGCGAATGCATCGCCGACTCGGTCGAGCTCACCATGCGCGGCCATTGCTATGACGCGCTGGTCGGCCTTGCCGGCTGCGACAAGTCGCTTCCGGGCATGATGATGGCGATGGTTCGCCTCAACGTGCCATCGATCTTCATCTATGGCGGCTCGATCCTGCCCGGCACCTTCAAGGGCAAGCCGGTCACCGTCCAGGACGTGTTCGAGGCCGTCGGCAAACACTCTGTCGGCGCCATGTCGGACGAGGACCTGAAGGAACTGGAGGAGGCGGCCTGCCCGTCCTCGGGCTCCTGTGGCGCCCAGTTCACCGCCAACACCATGGCGACGGTCGCCGAGGCGATCGGCCTTGCGCTGCCCTATTCCTGCGGCGCGCCTGCGCCCTACGATGTGCGCGACACCTTCTGCTACACCGCCGGCGAGATGGTGATGGAGCTGATCGCCAGGAACATTCGTCCGCGCGACATCGTCACCCGCAAGGCGTTGGAGAACGCCGCCATGGTCGTGGCGGCCTCGGGCGGCTCGACCAATGGCGCGCTGCACCTGCCGGCGATCGCACATGAATGCGGTATCGATTTCGATCTCTTCGCCGTCGCCGAGATCTTCAAGAAAACGCCCTACATCGCCGACCTGAAGCCAGGTGGAAAATATGTCGCCAAGGACATGTTCGAGGTCGGTGGCATCCCGCTGCTGATGAAGACCCTGCTCGACCATGGCTACCTGCATGGCGACTGCATGACGGTGACGGGTCGCACGATTGCCGAGAACCTCGCTTCGGTGAAATGGAACGATGAGCAGGACGTGATCCGCCCCGCCAACAAGCCGCTGTCCGACAATGGCGGTGTTGTCGGTTTGCAGGGCAATCTTGCCCCTGAGGGCGCGATCGTGAAGATCGCGGGCATGCCGGCCGAGAGCCTGGTCTTCACCGGGCCGGCTCGCTGCTTCGACTGCGAGGAGGACGCCTTCAAGGCCGTCACCAATCGCGAGTACAAGGTCGGCGACGTGCTGGTCATCCGCTATGAGGGCCCCAAGGGCGGCCCCGGCATGCGCGAGATGCTGTCGACGACCGCGGCCCTCTACGGCCAGGGCATGGGCGACAAGGTCGCGCTGATCACGGACGGGCGATTCTCCGGCGCGACGCGCGGTTTCTGCGTCGGCCATGTCGGCCCTGAAGCCGCTGTTGGCGGGCCGATCGGCCTCATCCGCGATGGGGACATCATCGAGCTCGATGCCATCACAGGAAAGCTCGCGTGCCGCCTTTCTGATGCCGAACTTGAGGAGCGTCGTAAGGCCTGGAAACCGCGCAAGACCGACTACAATTCGGGCGCGCTGTGGAAATACGCGCAAACGGTCGGTTCCGCCAAAGGCGGGGCCGTGACCCACCCAGGAGGGGCGGCAGAAACCCATTGCTATGCGGATATCTGA
- a CDS encoding tetratricopeptide repeat protein, translated as MRISETIIAGTFLILGCQSAAWSQDVMGRAPIPPRSIPGAPLPEPEGPPPAGLQALPNGRVLAPAPNAPAAHAALPLAPFASARDALKAWMRDSTAGDQAGAVRALEYAAAHGHLTAQYKLGRMYAGGEGVPSNDLKAFEYFSKIADENADAIPGTADGRIVGSAFVALGSYFTDGIKGTYVKPNIDRAFDMFHYAASYFGDPDGQYNLARLYMNGQGTGRDQRQGARWMKLAAEKGHVPARAVFGDMLVRGSDGVPRQVSQGLMWLALARDAADPAREAWIFERYDAAFAAASVSDRNAALSLVERQQVAGRTSER; from the coding sequence ATGCGGATATCTGAGACCATCATAGCTGGAACATTCCTGATCCTGGGCTGCCAGTCGGCAGCCTGGTCGCAGGATGTCATGGGCCGGGCGCCAATCCCGCCGCGTTCGATTCCGGGGGCTCCGCTGCCGGAGCCCGAGGGGCCGCCTCCGGCGGGCCTGCAGGCTCTACCCAATGGCCGTGTGTTGGCGCCCGCGCCGAACGCGCCCGCCGCGCATGCCGCGCTGCCGCTGGCGCCCTTCGCCAGCGCGCGCGATGCGCTGAAGGCGTGGATGCGCGATTCAACTGCTGGTGATCAGGCCGGCGCCGTGCGCGCACTCGAGTACGCCGCGGCGCACGGCCACCTCACGGCTCAGTACAAGCTCGGCCGGATGTATGCCGGTGGCGAAGGCGTTCCAAGCAATGATCTGAAGGCCTTCGAATACTTCTCGAAGATCGCGGATGAGAATGCCGATGCGATTCCGGGCACGGCTGACGGGCGTATCGTCGGCAGCGCTTTCGTGGCGCTCGGCAGCTATTTCACGGACGGTATCAAGGGCACCTATGTGAAGCCCAATATCGACCGTGCCTTCGATATGTTCCACTATGCCGCATCCTATTTCGGTGATCCCGACGGCCAGTACAATCTTGCCCGGCTCTACATGAACGGGCAGGGCACCGGCCGCGACCAGCGGCAGGGCGCGCGCTGGATGAAGCTTGCGGCCGAAAAGGGCCATGTGCCGGCGCGGGCCGTTTTTGGCGACATGCTGGTTCGTGGCAGCGACGGTGTTCCGCGTCAGGTCTCACAAGGGCTGATGTGGCTCGCACTGGCACGTGATGCCGCCGATCCGGCGCGTGAAGCCTGGATCTTCGAGCGCTATGACGCAGCCTTTGCCGCGGCGTCGGTGAGTGACCGCAACGCGGCTCTGTCGCTGGTCGAGCGCCAGCAGGTTGCGGGTCGCACCAGCGAACGCTGA
- the xth gene encoding exodeoxyribonuclease III, whose translation MRIVTWNVNSVRQRLGHLLDFLKESEPDALCLQELKCVDGDFPRREIEEAGWQVETHGQKTFNGVALLSRTRLEDVCRGLPGDDADEQARYLEGVLPYAGGVVRIASIYLPNGNPPNTEKYPYKLGWMRRLTAHAQTLLAHEEPLVLAGDYNVIPEPRDARDPAAWVDDALFLPQTRAAFRGLVNLGFTEALRSTTDSGGLYTFWDYQAGAWQRNNGIRIDHLLLSPHAADRLAAVSIAKHVRGWDKPSDHVPVIVELKAA comes from the coding sequence TTGCGCATTGTGACTTGGAACGTCAATTCGGTCCGCCAGCGGCTTGGCCATCTGCTCGATTTCCTCAAGGAATCCGAGCCCGACGCCCTGTGCCTGCAGGAGCTGAAATGCGTCGACGGGGATTTCCCGCGGCGCGAAATCGAGGAGGCCGGCTGGCAGGTCGAGACCCATGGCCAGAAGACCTTCAACGGCGTCGCGCTTCTCAGCCGAACCAGGCTCGAGGATGTCTGCCGCGGCTTGCCTGGGGACGATGCCGACGAGCAGGCGCGCTACCTCGAAGGCGTGCTGCCCTATGCCGGCGGCGTTGTCCGCATCGCCTCGATCTATCTGCCGAACGGCAACCCGCCCAATACCGAGAAATACCCCTATAAGCTTGGCTGGATGCGCCGCCTGACCGCCCATGCGCAAACGCTGCTGGCCCATGAAGAGCCGCTGGTGCTGGCTGGCGATTACAACGTCATCCCCGAGCCGCGCGATGCCCGCGACCCCGCCGCCTGGGTCGATGACGCGCTGTTCCTCCCGCAAACCCGCGCCGCCTTCCGGGGGCTGGTCAATCTCGGATTTACCGAAGCGCTGCGCTCGACCACGGATTCCGGCGGACTTTACACCTTCTGGGATTATCAGGCCGGCGCCTGGCAGCGGAACAACGGCATCCGGATCGACCATCTGCTGCTCTCGCCGCACGCGGCAGACAGGTTGGCCGCTGTCTCGATCGCCAAACATGTCCGCGGCTGGGACAAGCCGTCGGACCACGTGCCGGTCATCGTGGAGTTGAAGGCCGCGTAA
- a CDS encoding BA14K family protein translates to MIKTLAIATALLGGVVLTAPASAAPLSATTGSVAAVAETGRDLVQTVQYRRYYGPRYGYRGGYYRGGRGAAVGAGIAAGAIGALAAGALLAPGPVYAAPAPIYGGPVYGEPVYGGPVYAAPASDAVAYCARRFRSYDPETGTYIGAGGVVRACP, encoded by the coding sequence ATGATCAAGACCCTCGCCATCGCCACCGCGCTGCTCGGAGGCGTCGTTCTGACCGCCCCGGCGAGCGCCGCGCCGCTGAGCGCGACGACTGGCTCAGTTGCGGCTGTCGCCGAAACCGGCAGGGATCTGGTTCAGACCGTGCAGTATCGGAGATATTACGGTCCGCGCTACGGCTACCGCGGCGGCTATTATCGCGGCGGACGCGGTGCGGCTGTCGGCGCCGGTATTGCAGCGGGCGCTATCGGTGCACTGGCAGCCGGCGCATTGCTTGCGCCGGGTCCTGTCTACGCGGCTCCGGCCCCGATCTATGGGGGCCCGGTTTATGGCGAGCCAGTTTATGGCGGCCCGGTTTACGCCGCGCCGGCTTCCGATGCGGTCGCCTATTGCGCGCGCCGGTTCCGCAGCTACGACCCCGAGACCGGTACCTATATCGGCGCGGGCGGCGTGGTACGCGCCTGCCCCTGA
- a CDS encoding TIGR00645 family protein encodes MLHQDPTLPPAQAMTTLPRIIFGSRWLQVPLYLGLIVAQCVYVFLFLKELVHLVRHATEFGEQQIMLVVLGLIDVVMISNLLIMVIVGGYETFVSRLKLHGHPDQPEWLSHVNASVLKIKLAMAIIGISSIHLLRTFIEAGNIGNTGRVTNYTETGVILQTVIHVVFIFSAMGIAWVDKITLPAGKGH; translated from the coding sequence ATGCTGCATCAAGATCCGACGCTGCCCCCTGCCCAGGCGATGACGACATTGCCGAGGATCATCTTCGGCTCGCGCTGGCTGCAGGTGCCGCTCTATCTCGGCCTCATCGTCGCTCAATGCGTCTACGTCTTCCTGTTCCTGAAGGAACTGGTCCACCTCGTCAGGCACGCGACGGAGTTCGGCGAGCAGCAGATCATGTTGGTCGTGCTCGGGCTGATCGATGTGGTGATGATCTCCAACCTGCTGATCATGGTGATCGTCGGCGGCTACGAGACATTCGTTTCGCGCCTGAAGCTCCATGGCCATCCTGATCAGCCGGAATGGCTGAGCCATGTCAACGCGAGCGTCCTGAAGATCAAGCTCGCCATGGCGATCATCGGCATCTCGTCGATCCACCTGCTCAGGACCTTCATCGAGGCCGGCAATATCGGCAATACCGGACGGGTGACGAACTACACCGAGACCGGGGTCATCCTGCAGACGGTGATCCACGTCGTCTTCATCTTCTCGGCCATGGGCATCGCCTGGGTCGACAAGATCACGCTGCCGGCCGGCAAGGGCCACTGA